A region of the Aethina tumida isolate Nest 87 chromosome 3, icAetTumi1.1, whole genome shotgun sequence genome:
TCTCTATCATAGGAATTAAACGCATTCAACCACTGCTTTATGTGATAATACAAAGACTCGAACTCCTTTATGTCTAAACCGCCGTTTTTGTCCAAATCAAATAAGCGCACAACAAATTTGCAGACACCATCTGAGTAATGTTTCCCTTGGAAAGTTTGAAAAGCTTGTTGAAGTTCTTTGGGCGACACTCGTCCTTCATCTTTGGTCTCCATGGTACCAGTGAACCATTTTTCCATAGATTGGTTGCCACGCGGTAAATTAGTTAGAGCCGTGTTAGGAAAAGGAGTTTTTCTAATACCTGTACTGCCTCCCGAGTGAGTGGATGGAGTTGGTGTGTTCAAGATTTCCCCatactttttcttatattCTATATCTAAAAATGTGTAGTTTTATACTTGTTATACGGAGACTTAAACTTATTACCTCTAATCATTTCTGCTAGAAGCAGTTTCTTCTTCTGCTCACGCGTCAAGTGCTTTTTGGTTTGGTCGAAGTTGAAACCTGTGAAATGTAAGTTTTATGTgagtttttttaacaaattgtcGTTACCTTTCACTTCATCGTCGTGTGACATCTTGATTGCGGGTGTTACACAGTGAATTTTTTACATGagacaaatttttgaataatcctACCGAGTGAAAacgaataattttgatttgtaatGTCATATGACATTTGTAGTGCGTCAGATAatacaatgaatatttatgtcaAATACCTTCATAGTTTAACTCTATCATGTTGGAAAGAAACCAtacaaatagttaattatccattattttaatacttgttTGACTATTTTTTGCTAAATAACATTCCGATAGTCACAGATATAGCAGTATAGTGTATCTTTGTTTGCTAAATTGGTAAACATAGTTTTTAAGAAGTCTCCGTCCAGACAACTTCCTGTAAAATATACCTGTGACTGCGCATCAGAACCCAATTCCATGGATATCGAATTACACAAATCTAAATCTAAGccctaattataatatttacaaatcgaTCCTATGTACACATGtacaaactttatatatacaaatcaacAGCCACGTATCCCAGCC
Encoded here:
- the LOC109598749 gene encoding peflin-like isoform X1; its protein translation is MSHDDEVKGFNFDQTKKHLTREQKKKLLLAEMIRDIEYKKKYGEILNTPTPSTHSGGSTGIRKTPFPNTALTNLPRGNQSMEKWFTGTMETKDEGRVSPKELQQAFQTFQGKHYSDGVCKFVVRLFDLDKNGGLDIKEFESLYYHIKQWLNAFNSYDRDRSGFLDETELDYALKHMDINFTPEFIRYLITRNDPKAKKISLDQYLITCIQIQKYTDEFKSRDTNYSGNINMKYEEFLELIMRCL
- the LOC109598749 gene encoding peflin-like isoform X2, translated to MSHDDEVKGFNFDQTKKHLTREQKKKLLLAEMIREYKKKYGEILNTPTPSTHSGGSTGIRKTPFPNTALTNLPRGNQSMEKWFTGTMETKDEGRVSPKELQQAFQTFQGKHYSDGVCKFVVRLFDLDKNGGLDIKEFESLYYHIKQWLNAFNSYDRDRSGFLDETELDYALKHMDINFTPEFIRYLITRNDPKAKKISLDQYLITCIQIQKYTDEFKSRDTNYSGNINMKYEEFLELIMRCL